A genomic segment from Lutibacter sp. A80 encodes:
- a CDS encoding chloride channel protein, producing the protein MSEGFKKVLKKFLIWRFQHISDKQFINISSAVIGLLAGVSAVVLKNSTHFIQERLEDGIIKDIHHAFYFIFPLIGLIVVYIIKKYFIRKKLGHGIPVILFSISKLKGVIPRYQMWASLITAPFTVGFGGSAGLEGPIVATGAAMGSNFARLMHLNQSTKTLLIGAAVAGVFSSIFQAPIAAIVFTVEVFSLELTMVSMIPILLASITAVLTSYFFFGDDILLHFEVIDKFQLEDVIFYVLLGVFSAMASIYFSKIYFRIGGFFRDFKGFHKRLLFGGTLLGVMVYLVPPLFGEGYSTINNILRGDIYKVVSNNIFHIQADNVLIIILFLLGLILFKVVATSLTFGAGGVGGVFAPTLFTGSVTGYVFALIINNSNIFSHQLSSANFAMVGMAGLMAGILQAPLTAIFLIAEITGGYQLFVPLMIVSAISYLITKQYIPHNIYSAELAKKGQLITHDKDKKVLLLMDVDKVIETNFIIIHPNMNLGDIVNKAVIKSTRNHFPVVNDANEFLGILMLDDIRSIMFEQKLYTKLKAKNLMQMAPAIINYDKDSMEVIMDKFKDTVAWNLPVLKDGKYYGFISKSRLLTAYRRKLINVTA; encoded by the coding sequence ATGTCAGAAGGATTTAAAAAAGTTCTTAAAAAATTTTTAATTTGGAGATTTCAACATATTTCTGATAAACAGTTTATAAACATTTCAAGTGCTGTAATTGGCTTATTAGCTGGTGTTTCTGCTGTAGTTTTAAAAAATTCTACTCACTTTATTCAAGAGAGATTAGAAGATGGAATTATTAAAGATATTCATCACGCGTTCTATTTTATTTTTCCGCTTATTGGATTAATAGTTGTTTATATTATTAAAAAATACTTTATCAGAAAGAAATTAGGGCATGGTATCCCTGTAATTCTTTTTTCAATTTCAAAATTAAAAGGTGTTATACCGCGTTATCAAATGTGGGCATCTTTAATAACTGCACCTTTTACAGTTGGTTTTGGTGGTTCTGCAGGTTTAGAAGGTCCAATTGTTGCTACAGGAGCTGCAATGGGTTCAAATTTTGCACGTTTAATGCACTTAAATCAATCTACTAAAACACTTTTAATTGGTGCTGCAGTGGCTGGTGTGTTTTCTTCAATTTTTCAAGCTCCAATTGCTGCCATTGTTTTTACTGTAGAAGTATTTAGTTTAGAGTTAACAATGGTTTCCATGATTCCAATTTTATTAGCTTCAATTACAGCAGTTTTAACTTCATATTTCTTTTTTGGAGATGATATATTACTTCATTTTGAAGTAATTGATAAGTTTCAATTAGAAGATGTTATTTTTTATGTGCTTCTTGGTGTTTTTTCTGCAATGGCATCTATATATTTTAGTAAAATTTATTTTAGAATTGGTGGCTTTTTTAGGGATTTTAAAGGTTTTCATAAAAGACTCTTGTTTGGAGGAACCTTATTAGGTGTTATGGTATATTTGGTGCCACCATTATTTGGTGAAGGTTATTCTACTATTAATAATATTTTAAGAGGAGATATTTATAAGGTAGTTTCTAATAATATTTTTCATATTCAAGCTGATAATGTATTAATTATTATTTTATTTTTATTGGGCTTAATCTTATTTAAAGTAGTTGCTACATCTCTAACTTTTGGAGCTGGTGGTGTTGGTGGTGTTTTTGCTCCTACACTTTTTACAGGAAGCGTTACCGGGTATGTTTTTGCCTTAATAATTAACAATAGTAATATTTTTAGTCATCAATTATCTTCTGCAAATTTTGCAATGGTTGGTATGGCAGGTTTAATGGCGGGTATATTACAAGCTCCTTTAACGGCTATTTTTTTAATAGCCGAAATTACAGGAGGTTATCAACTTTTTGTTCCTTTAATGATTGTTTCTGCAATTAGTTATTTAATTACAAAACAGTATATTCCACATAATATTTACAGTGCAGAATTAGCCAAAAAAGGTCAGTTGATTACGCATGATAAAGATAAAAAAGTGCTGTTACTTATGGATGTTGATAAGGTAATTGAAACTAATTTTATTATCATTCATCCTAATATGAATTTAGGAGATATTGTTAATAAAGCTGTAATTAAATCAACTAGAAATCATTTTCCCGTTGTAAATGATGCTAACGAATTTTTGGGTATTTTAATGTTAGATGACATAAGAAGTATTATGTTTGAACAAAAGTTATATACAAAACTAAAAGCCAAAAATTTAATGCAAATGGCACCTGCAATTATTAATTATGACAAAGATTCTATGGAAGTAATTATGGATAAATTTAAAGATACCGTTGCTTGGAATTTACCTGTTTTAAAAGACGGGAAATATTATGGGTTTATATCTAAATCTAGGTTATTAACAGCTTATCGAAGAAAATTAATTAATGTAACTGCTTAA
- a CDS encoding nucleoside deaminase, with the protein MINPFDDSYFMKRALQEAQLAFDKNEIPVGAVIVMNNQIIARAHNLTETLNDVTAHAEMQAFTAAADFLGGKYLKECTLYVTLEPCQMCAGASYWTQIGKIVYGASEEKRGFLKLNTTLHPKTKVVGGVLKEDCAKLLTRFFIEKRNLN; encoded by the coding sequence ATGATAAATCCTTTTGATGACAGCTATTTTATGAAGCGCGCTTTACAAGAAGCGCAGCTTGCCTTTGATAAAAATGAAATTCCTGTTGGTGCAGTAATTGTTATGAACAATCAAATAATTGCACGTGCCCATAATTTAACTGAGACTTTAAATGATGTTACAGCACATGCAGAAATGCAAGCTTTTACAGCAGCTGCAGATTTTTTAGGTGGAAAATATTTAAAAGAATGCACACTTTACGTTACTTTAGAACCTTGCCAAATGTGTGCTGGAGCAAGTTATTGGACACAAATTGGTAAAATTGTATATGGTGCTTCAGAAGAAAAAAGGGGATTTTTAAAACTAAATACAACATTACATCCAAAAACTAAGGTTGTTGGTGGTGTTTTAAAAGAAGACTGTGCCAAATTATTAACCAGATTTTTTATAGAAAAACGAAATTTAAATTAA